A single genomic interval of Mucilaginibacter boryungensis harbors:
- a CDS encoding PASTA domain-containing protein, with amino-acid sequence MNKLWAYLKTKDFLKNFLGAIGTVIAIVLIAYFSLSYYTKHGSGMPVPQLKGMPVEKATALLQEQGFDYKIDSVYILDKTPGTVTEQDPDAGTNVKEGRVIYLTVVTKLAPNVKLPDLKDVTYLEAVAILSNNGLKIGDTTYRSDIARNKVLEVKFSGQILKAGDNVPKGSVLDLVLGDGGGASEVEVPDFLNQDLDGVKMAIVGAGLTLGNITYQGAITDSSSLIVTQQFPAKTDSLTKVSRGTRVNLTVIQGKKPNEQQ; translated from the coding sequence ATGAACAAACTCTGGGCATATTTAAAAACTAAAGATTTCCTTAAAAACTTTTTAGGTGCTATTGGTACCGTAATAGCCATTGTATTAATAGCTTATTTCAGCCTCAGTTATTATACTAAACATGGTTCGGGGATGCCGGTACCTCAGTTAAAGGGCATGCCAGTTGAAAAAGCTACCGCTTTATTGCAGGAACAAGGCTTCGATTACAAAATTGATTCGGTTTATATATTAGATAAAACCCCTGGCACAGTTACCGAGCAAGACCCTGACGCAGGGACCAATGTTAAGGAAGGCCGTGTAATATACCTTACCGTAGTAACAAAGTTAGCCCCAAATGTTAAACTGCCTGACTTAAAGGATGTCACTTATCTTGAAGCAGTCGCCATATTATCAAACAATGGATTAAAAATTGGAGACACTACCTACCGGTCTGACATTGCACGTAATAAAGTGCTTGAAGTAAAATTCAGCGGGCAAATACTTAAAGCCGGCGATAATGTCCCTAAAGGTTCGGTACTCGATCTGGTACTTGGCGATGGCGGTGGCGCCAGTGAAGTAGAAGTACCCGATTTTCTTAATCAAGACCTTGACGGTGTTAAAATGGCCATTGTGGGTGCTGGTTTAACTTTAGGTAATATTACCTATCAGGGCGCAATTACCGATTCGTCAAGCCTGATAGTTACCCAACAATTCCCGGCCAAAACAGATTCGCTAACTAAAGTGAGCCGTGGTACCCGTGTTAATTTAACCGTTATACAGGGAAAGAAACCTAATGAGCAGCAATAG
- a CDS encoding rhodanese-like domain-containing protein — protein MSSNSISAKEMARYLENNTPMRLLDVREPIEYHTYNIGGLNIPLSLLRNTLPIADWDKQDELIVICKVGLRSKTAQSILHENGYTNVRNLTGGLMALQKLK, from the coding sequence ATGAGCAGCAATAGTATCAGTGCGAAAGAAATGGCCCGCTACCTGGAAAACAATACCCCTATGCGTTTGCTGGATGTTCGGGAACCTATTGAATATCATACTTATAACATAGGCGGGTTAAATATCCCGTTATCTTTATTGCGCAACACATTGCCAATTGCCGATTGGGACAAGCAGGACGAATTAATTGTGATTTGCAAAGTTGGCCTGCGCAGTAAAACAGCGCAATCAATTTTACACGAAAATGGTTATACTAACGTTCGTAATTTAACCGGGGGCCTAATGGCCCTGCAAAAACTAAAGTGA